A genomic segment from Malaclemys terrapin pileata isolate rMalTer1 chromosome 1, rMalTer1.hap1, whole genome shotgun sequence encodes:
- the LOC128832365 gene encoding olfactory receptor 51G2-like: protein MSAVNITQFTHAVLLLTGIPGQENVYLWISVPFCLMYIISIVGNSVILFIIKIDSSLHEPMYIFLSMLGVTDLGISIATIPTILGMYLFNSKEISLNACFAQLFFIHSLQCIESSVLLLMAFDRFIAICNPLRYASILTLPRAAKMGLVCVLRGMAAMFPLPFLLKRFQYCRANVLSHSYCLHQEVMKMACSDITVNSIYGLFITLITVGLDSLLILLSYVMILKTALSVASHAECLRALNTCVSHLCAVLIFYTPEIGLSVIHRFGKSSSHLPPILLGYVSLLVPPLMNPIVYSVKSKHLRVRIIRVFAK, encoded by the coding sequence atgtcagctgtcaatATCACCCAATTCACACATGCAGTGTTACTTCTCActgggatacctgggcaggaaaACGTTTATCTTTGGATATCTGTCCCCTTCTGCTTAATGTATATTATTTCGatagtaggaaattcagtcattctgttcattataaaaatagattcaagcctccatgagcccatgtacattttcctttccatgttgggCGTCACAGACCTTGGCATATCAATAGCCACCATACCGACAATACTGGGCATGTACTTATTTAACTCTAAGGAGATCAGCCTCAATGCCTGTTttgcccagctgttcttcatccactcgCTTCAATGCATTGAATCCTCTGTGCTGttgttgatggcctttgaccgcttcatCGCGATCTGTAACCCACTGAGATATGCTTCCATCTTAACCCTGCCAAGAGCAGCCAAGATGGGACTGGTGTGTGTGCTAAGAGGTATGGCTGCAATGTTtccactcccctttctcctgaaaCGGTTCCAATACTGTCGagccaatgtcctctcccattcctactgcctgCACCAGGAGGTCATGAAGATGGCTTGTTCTGATATAACAGTCAACAGCATTTATGGCTTGTTTATTACACTCATAACAGTGGGTTTGGACTCACTGCTCATCCTCCTAtcttatgtgatgatcctcaaaacagCGCTAAGTGTTGCATCCCACGCAGAGTGCCtcagggccctgaacacctgcgtCTCTCACCTCTGTGCCGTCCTGATCTTCTACACACCAGAGATCGGCTTGTCTGTGATACACAGATTCGGGAAAAGCTCTTCTCACTTGCCTCCGATTCTCCTGGGCTATGTCTCTCTGCTTGTTCCGCCCCTGATGAACCCAATTGTATATagcgtgaaaagcaaacaccttcgtgTTAGGATAATCCGGGTGTTTGCCAAGTGA